Proteins encoded in a region of the Trypanosoma brucei brucei TREU927 chromosome 5, complete sequence genome:
- a CDS encoding inositol-1(or 4)-monophosphatase 1, putative (similar to Inositol-1(or 4)-monophosphatase 1 (EC 3.1.3.25) (IMPase 1) (IMP 1)(Inositol monophosphatase 1). (Swiss-Prot:P54926) [Lycopersicon esculentum]), with protein MPINNCELDAALQLALRAAHGVACTIDKAMEERDTTLLDIQTRENGEGLITQYDKQCEEEIIAILRLGAPSYDIISEELHSDTVLTDAPTWMVSTINGTSSFIHGLFDCCVSIALVVDKEPVIGVVNAPRLHEVYSAIRGRGAYLNGQRIRVSETRSINQSVVYLHNPCGEGEVVVNTVIEMQKEFTRMPVHALRVHGSVALDMCFIATGRAELFLKVGVHPWDVAAATVIVREAGGVVHDIDNLNILDLTTCTVCCANSSEISNIGVGVAAKHGYKKSVLGC; from the coding sequence ATGCCAATAAATAACTGTGAATTGGACGCTGCTCTGCAGTTAGCCCTCCGGGCTGCTCATGGGGTTGCATGCACTATTGATAAAGCCATGGAAGAGCGGGACACAACACTACTTGACATTCAAACCAGGGAAAATGGGGAGGGTTTGATTACACAATATGATAAGCAGTGCGAGGAAGAAATAATTGCCATCCTTCGCTTAGGCGCACCGAGTTACGATATCATCAGCGAGGAGCTTCACAGCGACACGGTACTGACGGACGCACCGACGTGGATGGTGAGCACCATCAACGGGACTTCTAGCTTTATCCATGGCCTTTTCGACTGCTGCGTCTCTATAGCCCTCGTTGTAGACAAGGAACCTGTCATCGGCGTTGTTAATGCTCCGAGACTGCATGAAGTTTATTCTGCTATTCGGGGTCGTGGTGCATATCTCAATGGTCAACGCATTCGAGTCTCAGAGACGCGTAGCATTAACCAATCTGTTGTGTACCTTCACAACCCTTGCGGAGAAGGAGAGGTTGTGGTGAACACCGTAATTGAGATGCAGAAGGAATTTACGAGGATGCCCGTGCACGCTCTTCGTGTTCATGGTTCTGTCGCGCTTGACATGTGCTTCATTGCCACGGGTCGTGCTGAGCTCTTTCTTAAAGTTGGTGTGCATCCGTGGGATGTTGCCGCCGCCACCGTCATTGTGCGTGAGGCAGGAGGAGTTGTCCACGATATTGACAATTTAAACATCCTGGATCTCACAACGTGCACGGTGTGCTGTGCTAACTCGAGCGAGATCTCTAACATAGGAGTGGGAGTTGCAGCTAAACATGGCTACAAAAAATCGGTGTTAGGATGCTAG